The Candidatus Thermoplasmatota archaeon DNA window GCGCTCGATGGCGTTGGCGTCCACGTCGACCTCCGGCCGGAAGACGGCGGCGCGCAATCCTCCTCGCCCGTCGTCGAGGGCGGGCGCGCCGTCGTGGCCTCTGCCGTTTCGGGGGTCGTTCCGGAGCCCCGCGCGGCGGGATCGAACGAGGCCGCTCTGGTCGCGACCTACGCGCCCGCCGACGAACCTGACGGGGCCAACCGTGCCGCAAAGGCTTACGGCCTGTCCGGCCCCGGCCCGGCGAGCGCGGTGGGCCCCCAATCGGGCGTCATGGCCGCGCTCTTGCTCGGGGTGGCGCTTGCGATTCCCCTGTGGGCGCTGTACCGGAGGCTCGTGCGCGAGGGAGCGCTCGATCAGGAGCGACGCCGCCGCATCCACGATCTCGTGCTGGCTTCGCCGGGCATCACGGCCGGCGAGCTTCGGTCGGCGACCGGCCTTCACTATACGACCGTCACGCACCACCTGCGCGTGCTTCACGAGCTGGGTCTTGTGGAGGTGCTTCGACTGGACGGCCGGCTCCGTGCCTTTGAGAACCACGGCCGGTTCGGCTGCGTGGAGAAGCGCGTGGCTGCCGCGGCCAAGAGCGCCACGTCGCTTGCCGTGCTGACCGTGGCGCTGCGCCGGCCAGGCGTGTCGCCGTCGACCGTCGCCACGGAGCTTGGGCTCACGCGGCCGGCCGTGAAGCGGCACGTCGACAAGCTTGCGGCGTGGGGGCTTCTCGAGCCCCGCCGAGAGGGCGCGCGCCTCCGGCTGCACCTCTCTCCCCGGGCGGTGGACGCCGTGCTGGCCCGCCAGCCGTCCGTTCGGGCGCCCTAGGCCTCCGCCTTCTCCTGCGCCTTGAGCCGCTGGAACTCGGCCACCTTCACGCGGCGACGTCCGACCTCGCGCAGGGTGACCTGGTAGCCGTCCGCGAGCCGGAAGCTCTCGCCGGCCAGCGGCATGCGGCCCAGATGGTCGATGATCCAGCCCGAGACGGTCGAGATCCCCGGCTTGCGAAGCGGGGCGCCCAGCAGGTCCTCGAGGTCGTGGAGCGTCATGGTGCCGTCAACGAGGTAGTGGCCCTCGCCGAGCACGCGGTAGGCCTGCTCGATGGGCTCGGGCTCGTCGAACTCGTCGCGGATGGAGCCGAAGACCTCCTCGAAGATGTCCTCCATCGTGACGAGCCCGATCGTCCGTCCGTGCTCGTCCACGACCATGGCCATGTGCCGCCCGCGCCGGATGAGCTCGGCAAGGAGGTTCTCGACGCTCTGGTTCTCCGGCACGAA harbors:
- a CDS encoding MarR family transcriptional regulator, with product ALDGVGVHVDLRPEDGGAQSSSPVVEGGRAVVASAVSGVVPEPRAAGSNEAALVATYAPADEPDGANRAAKAYGLSGPGPASAVGPQSGVMAALLLGVALAIPLWALYRRLVREGALDQERRRRIHDLVLASPGITAGELRSATGLHYTTVTHHLRVLHELGLVEVLRLDGRLRAFENHGRFGCVEKRVAAAAKSATSLAVLTVALRRPGVSPSTVATELGLTRPAVKRHVDKLAAWGLLEPRREGARLRLHLSPRAVDAVLARQPSVRAP